From the genome of Ziziphus jujuba cultivar Dongzao chromosome 6, ASM3175591v1, one region includes:
- the LOC107430051 gene encoding WAT1-related protein At5g07050, translating to MKEYTFYIAMVVVQLAYGGSNILIKISLDKGLSQLVFVVYRHLIAMLLLGPFAYVLERKQRPSLSFSIITKIFVLSSLGTTIHLNVYYAGLAYTSPTVASALSNVSPSLTFIIALLLRMEKVKIASMRSQAKVLGTVICICGSLVFTFWKGGHLLKGFVEKPLINIHAGSVGDFKHSKQNWIKGSALILISHIAWSGWLILQAVVTKVYPARLSLTTMICFFAALQSCLLALFFDRKPTSWKLEWDVNLLTIVYSGVVLSALVYYLQTWCISNKGPVFAAMFSPLLLIFVGIFSAIAFAERLHFGSLIGAFLIVAGLYFVLWGKRADNNFVVGQSDQIGKHQSDDSKVLEISPRMSQC from the exons ATGAAAGAATACACCTTTTACATAGCAATGGTAGTGGTTCAATTAGCATATGGTGGATCAAACATTCTCATCAAAATTTCGCTTGACAAGGGACTCAGTCAACTTGTTTTTGTGGTATATAGGCATCTGATTGCCATGCTTTTGCTAGGACCCTTTGCTTATGTCCTTGAAAG GAAGCAGCGGCCTTCACTCTCATTTTCAATAATTACAAAGATTTTTGTGCTTTCATCACTTGGGACTACAATCCATCTGAATGTGTACTATGCTGGTTTAGCATATACTTCTCCAACTGTTGCAAGTGCCTTAAGCAATGTTTCCCCAAGTTTGACATTTATCATTGCGCTTCTTCTTCG GATGGAGAAAGTGAAGATTGCAAGCATGAGAAGTCAAGCAAAGGTGTTGGGCACAGTAATTTGCATCTGTGGGTCTCTTGTTTTTACGTTCTGGAAAGGAGGACACCTTTTGAAAGGTTTTGTAGAAAAGCCACTCATAAACATCCATGCTGGATCTGTAGGTGATTTTAAGCATAGTAAACAAAACTGGATCAAAGGCTCAGCTCTTATTCTCATTAGCCACATTGCATGGAGTGGATGGTTAATTCTCCAG GCCGTAGTCACGAAAGTGTACCCGGCTCGACTATCATTGACTACAATGATCTGCTTCTTCGCCGCACTGCAGTCATGTTTACTTGCCCTGTTTTTTGATAGAAAACCCACTTCATGGAAGCTGGAATGGGATGTCAATCTTTTAACCATAGTTTACAGC GGAGTCGTGCTCTCAGCTTTAGTATATTACCTGCAAACATGGTGCATTAGTAACAAGGGACCTGTTTTTGCTGCAATGTTTAGTCCACTACTACTAATTTTCGTGGGAATATTTTCAGCAATTGCTTTTGCAGAGAGACTTCATTTCGGGAG CCTAATTGGAGCGTTTCTCATCGTTGCGGGACTGTATTTTGTACTGTGGGGCAAAAGGGCAGATAATAATTTTGTGGTTGGACAATCCGATCAGATTGGAAAACATCAATCTGATGATAGCAAAGTGCTGGAGATTTCCCCAAGGATGTCTCAATGCTGA
- the LOC125419131 gene encoding WAT1-related protein At2g39510 isoform X2, with amino-acid sequence MNDYIFYVAMVVVQLAYGGSNILIKISLDKGLNKLVFVVYRHLIATLLLGPIAYVLERNQRPSLSFSVISKIFVLSFVRTTVHLNVYYAGLAYTSATVASALSNVSPSLTFLIALLLRMEKVNIANMRSQAKVLGTVVCVGGSLVFTFWKGGHLLKGFVEKPLINIQAGSVGGFKHTKQDWIKGSALILIIHIAWSGWLILQALVSKVYPAPLSLTTMICFFASLQSSLLALFFGRTPTSWKLEWDVNLLTVVYSRDFISEA; translated from the exons ATGAACGACTACATATTTTACGTGGCAATGGTAGTGGTTCAGTTAGCATATGGTGGTTCAAACATTCTCATCAAAATTTCGCTTGACAAGGGACTCAATAAACTTGTTTTTGTGGTCTATAGGCATTTAATTGCCACGCTTTTGCTAGGACCCATTGCTTATGTGCTTGAAAG GAATCAGCGGCCTTCACTGTCATTTTCAGTAATTTCAAAGATTTTTGTGCTTTCATTCGTTAGGACTACAGTCCATCTGAACGTGTACTATGCTGGTTTAGCATATACTTCTGCAACTGTCGCAAGTGCCCTGAGCAATGTTTCCCCAAGTTTGACATTTCTCATTGCACTTCTGCTTCG GATGGAGAAAGTGAATATTGCAAATATGAGAAGTCAAGCAAAGGTGTTGGGAACAGTAGTTTGCGTAGGTGGATCTCTTGTTTTTACATTCTGGAAAGGAGGACACCTTTTGAAAGGTTTTGTGGAAAAACCACTCATAAACATCCAAGCTGGATCTGTAGGTGGTTTTAAGCATACTAAACAAGACTGGATCAAGGGCTCAGCTCTTATTCTCATTATCCACATTGCATGGAGTGGATGGTTAATTCTCCAg GCTCTAGTCTCAAAAGTGTACCCGGCACCCTTATCACTGACAACTATGATCTGCTTCTTCGCTTCACTGCAATCTTCTCTACTTGCCCTGTTTTTTGGAAGAACACCCACTTCATGGAAGTTGGAATGGGATGTGAATCTTTTAACCGTCGTTTACAGT AGAGACTTCATCTCGGAAG CTTAA
- the LOC125419131 gene encoding WAT1-related protein At2g39510 isoform X1, whose amino-acid sequence MNDYIFYVAMVVVQLAYGGSNILIKISLDKGLNKLVFVVYRHLIATLLLGPIAYVLERNQRPSLSFSVISKIFVLSFVRTTVHLNVYYAGLAYTSATVASALSNVSPSLTFLIALLLRMEKVNIANMRSQAKVLGTVVCVGGSLVFTFWKGGHLLKGFVEKPLINIQAGSVGGFKHTKQDWIKGSALILIIHIAWSGWLILQALVSKVYPAPLSLTTMICFFASLQSSLLALFFGRTPTSWKLEWDVNLLTVVYSRDFISEGGLKMITS is encoded by the exons ATGAACGACTACATATTTTACGTGGCAATGGTAGTGGTTCAGTTAGCATATGGTGGTTCAAACATTCTCATCAAAATTTCGCTTGACAAGGGACTCAATAAACTTGTTTTTGTGGTCTATAGGCATTTAATTGCCACGCTTTTGCTAGGACCCATTGCTTATGTGCTTGAAAG GAATCAGCGGCCTTCACTGTCATTTTCAGTAATTTCAAAGATTTTTGTGCTTTCATTCGTTAGGACTACAGTCCATCTGAACGTGTACTATGCTGGTTTAGCATATACTTCTGCAACTGTCGCAAGTGCCCTGAGCAATGTTTCCCCAAGTTTGACATTTCTCATTGCACTTCTGCTTCG GATGGAGAAAGTGAATATTGCAAATATGAGAAGTCAAGCAAAGGTGTTGGGAACAGTAGTTTGCGTAGGTGGATCTCTTGTTTTTACATTCTGGAAAGGAGGACACCTTTTGAAAGGTTTTGTGGAAAAACCACTCATAAACATCCAAGCTGGATCTGTAGGTGGTTTTAAGCATACTAAACAAGACTGGATCAAGGGCTCAGCTCTTATTCTCATTATCCACATTGCATGGAGTGGATGGTTAATTCTCCAg GCTCTAGTCTCAAAAGTGTACCCGGCACCCTTATCACTGACAACTATGATCTGCTTCTTCGCTTCACTGCAATCTTCTCTACTTGCCCTGTTTTTTGGAAGAACACCCACTTCATGGAAGTTGGAATGGGATGTGAATCTTTTAACCGTCGTTTACAGT AGAGACTTCATCTCGGAAGGTGGGCTGAAGATGATTACATCATAA
- the LOC107430066 gene encoding aldehyde oxidase GLOX → MAEQRSVSLLMAICLCFYFAQGNQAYEGKWKLLKKSIGISAMHMALLPNNKVIMFDRSNFGPSNISLPQRKCQKGILLSTDCYAHSVEFDPSNRNVRPLTILTDTWCSSGALSQDGVLIQSGGSGAGERVVRYFKPCVECDWAEDPNGLNVPRWYASNQILPNGKTIVVGGRFQFSYEFIPKTSPSDQILYQLPFLRETRHSAMIPNNFYPFVHLSPDGNLFIFANDRAILLDYIKNKVIRKFPVMPGGVSRNYPSTGSSVLLPLNLSGKSNAGFPEAEVLVCGGTLPDSNAKAAMGVFIPASKSCGRLRFTAENPTWEMEEMPRKRVMGDMILLPTGDVLIINGAAKGTAGWNMASEPVLHPVVYRPWRNNAKADRFDILSPADIPRLYHSTAHLLSDGRVLVGGSNPNWNYNFSTVHPTELSVEAFYPPYLSPTKSRPLISWIKPGVELGYKQKINVGFKSKKRPGKVYLTMVSPSFTTHSFAMNQRLLVLDAGPVVESENSAGSNFVVEGFAPATPELAPAGYYLLFVVGDDVPSRGTWVRIK, encoded by the coding sequence ATGGCAGAACAGAGGTCGGTATCCCTACTAATGGCAATCTGTTTATGCTTCTATTTTGCACAAGGCAACCAAGCCTATGAGGGGAAATGGAAGTTACTAAAGAAGAGTATAGGAATATCAGCAATGCACATGGCATTGTTACCAAACAACAAAGTCATCATGTTTGATCGATCAAACTTTGGTCCATCAAATATTAGTCTTCCGCAAAGGAAATGCCAAAAGGGTATACTTTTATCCACCGATTGCTACGCTCATTCCGTGGAATTCGACCCATCAAACCGCAATGTCCGACCGCTCACCATACTCACTGACACATGGTGTTCCTCGGGTGCTCTGTCGCAGGACGGAGTTTTGATTCAGAGCGGTGGGAGTGGAGCCGGTGAGCGAGTTGTTCGATATTTCAAGCCTTGCGTTGAATGCGATTGGGCAGAGGATCCAAACGGTCTTAACGTCCCTCGATGGTACGCTTCCAACCAGATCCTACCCAATGGGAAAACCATTGTCGTCGGTGGGAGATTCCAATTCTCTTACGAGTTCATTCCCAAAACCTCCCCATCCGATCAGATTTTGTACCAGCTTCCTTTTCTTCGAGAAACAAGGCACTCTGCCATGATACCCAACAATTTTTACCCCTTCGTGCACCTTTCGCCGGATGGAAATCTTTTCATTTTCGCAAACGACCGTGCAATCCTGTTAGATTACATCAAAAATAAAGTGATCAGAAAGTTCCCCGTAATGCCAGGTGGGGTTTCAAGGAACTACCCGAGCACCGGCTCATCTGTACTACTTCCTCTGAATCTCTCGGGAAAAAGCAACGCTGGTTTTCCGGAAGCCGAAGTTTTGGTCTGCGGTGGGACATTGCCGGATTCGAATGCAAAAGCAGCGATGGGAGTATTCATTCCAGCTTCCAAGAGCTGTGGTCGGTTGAGATTCACGGCGGAGAATCCTACATGGGAAATGGAGGAAATGCCAAGGAAGAGAGTAATGGGGGACATGATTCTGTTGCCAACAGGGGACGTGCTCATCATAAATGGTGCGGCCAAAGGAACCGCCGGTTGGAATATGGCTAGCGAACCGGTTCTCCACCCTGTGGTTTATAGACCTTGGAGAAACAATGCCAAAGCAGACCGGTTTGACATTTTGAGCCCCGCCGACATCCCTCGCCTCTATCACTCAACAGCTCATTTGCTGTCAGACGGTAGAGTTTTGGTGGGCGGTAGCAACccaaattggaattacaactTCTCCACAGTCCATCCTACGGAACTGAGTGTCGAAGCGTTTTACCCTCCCTATCTGAGTCCAACAAAATCTCGGCCATTGATAAGTTGGATAAAGCCAGGAGTGGAGCTTGGTTACAAGCAGAAAATTAACGTGGGATTCAAATCGAAGAAGAGACCAGGGAAGGTCTACTTAACGATGGTGAGCCCGTCGTTCACCACACATTCATTTGCCATGAATCAGAGGCTGTTAGTTTTGGATGCGGGCCCAGTAGTGGAAAGTGAGAATTCAGCTGGGTCAAACTTTGTTGTTGAAGGTTTTGCTCCGGCGACGCCAGAATTGGCACCGGCGGGGTACTATTTACTGTTTGTGGTGGGTGACGATGTGCCCAGTAGAGGAACGTGGGTCCGCATCAAGTAG
- the LOC107430065 gene encoding transcription factor MYC2, whose translation MEEIMSSCSSSTLMSAACQESIPPTIQNRLQFIVRSRPEWWVYSIFWQAYKDNSGRVTLSWCDGHFRGNNKDKSAAGHATMNRAVNEQQSKFGGVDLERKQRVMFSGELVESLFEENVDVERLEDSGGGDHVTDSEWFYTVSVTQSFGVGSGILGRAFSSRAFVWLAGAHQLQLYDCDRVKEARMHGIQTLVCIATPCGVIELGSCFTIKEDWSLIQLTKSLFGNSDINAANPPKRVGLDLHTNSLNLAPFLEIGTGRDHSGVIDQKEPTIMLHHHRHAHNLLENGITKKEAASAGVININPAAAVGGGGGGSSSDSGPSDSDGNFASPTRAAADNDNNRLKKRGRKPVACGRESPINHVEAERQRREKLNNRFYALRSVVPNVSKMDKASLLNDAVIYIKELKDKIKQLETKLEQQAAPAAAVASSQIQIQMGSGTSGVVDNRSSLWLPPPFSSSSCRSSSETNSLMEVDVRIVGSEAMIRVQCPDVNYPSARLMNALRDLEFQIYHVSISSVKDLMLHDVVVRVPMGFTCEEAMRNAILRLLHN comes from the coding sequence ATGGAAGAGATTATGTCGTCGTGTTCATCATCCACTCTGATGTCAGCAGCTTGCCAAGAGAGTATACCACCCACAATTCAAAACCGGCTCCAATTCATTGTGAGAAGCCGGCCTGAATGGTGGGTATACTCCATATTTTGGCAAGCTTATAAAGACAACAGTGGGCGAGTGACTTTATCATGGTGCGATGGGCATTTCAGGGGCAACAACAAAGACAAATCAGCAGCAGGGCATGCAACGATGAACAGAGCAGTGAACGAGCAGCAGAGCAAATTTGGGGGTGTGGATTTGGAGAGGAAGCAGAGAGTGATGTTCAGCGGAGAATTAGTTGAATCTCTTTTCGAAGAGAACGTGGATGTTGAGAGATTGGAAGACAGTGGCGGCGGCGACCACGTCACCGACTCCGAATGGTTCTACACCGTCTCCGTAACGCAGTCATTCGGCGTGGGCTCTGGGATTCTTGGGCGGGCTTTTAGCTCTCGAGCGTTTGTCTGGTTGGCGGGAGCCCATCAGCTTCAACTCTACGATTGCGACAGAGTTAAAGAAGCTCGCATGCATGGGATTCAAACTCTGGTTTGCATAGCCACTCCATGTGGGGTAATCGAATTGGGGTCTTGTTTCACCATCAAAGAAGACTGGAGTTTGATTCAACTCACCAAATCTCTGTTTGGTAATTCCGACATTAATGCTGCAAACCCACCAAAACGTGTTGGTCTGGACCTTCATACCAATAGTCTTAATCTTGCTCCATTCCTTGAAATTGGGACCGGGAGGGATCATTCCGGAGTCATTGACCAGAAGGAGCCCACCATCATGCTCCATCATCATCGTCATGCCCATAACCTGCTTGAAAACGGAATTACAAAGAAAGAAGCAGCCTCCGCGGGAGTTATTAATATTAATCCTGCTGCTGCCgttggaggtggtggtggtggttccTCATCGGACTCAGGACCTTCTGATTCCGATGGGAATTTCGCATCTCCGACCCGCGCCGCGGCGGACAATGACAACAACCGGCTTAAGAAGAGGGGGAGAAAACCGGTAGCGTGCGGCAGGGAATCGCCAATCAACCATGTGGAAGCGGAGAGGCAGCGTCGTGAGAAGCTCAACAACCGATTCTACGCTCTGCGCTCAGTGGTTCCGAATGTGTCCAAAATGGACAAAGCTTCATTGCTAAACGATGCGGTGATTTACATAAAAGAGCTCAAGGACAAGATCAAGCAGTTGGAAACAAAACTTGAACAACAAGCTGCTCCTGCTGCAGCAGTAGCATCATcccaaatccaaatccaaatgGGTAGTGGTACCAGTGGAGTTGTTGATAACAGATCATCCTTGTGGCTGCCACCGCCCTTCTCGAGCAGCAGCTGCAGGTCGTCTTCGGAAACCAATTCGTTAATGGAGGTGGACGTGAGGATCGTAGGGTCGGAAGCCATGATCAGAGTTCAGTGCCCTGACGTCAATTATCCATCTGCTAGATTGATGAACGCTCTCAGagacctcgaattccaaatctaCCACGTTAGCATTTCAAGCGTCAAGGACTTGATGCTCCATGATGTCGTCGTAAGAGTTCCTATGGGATTCACTTGTGAGGAAGCCATGAGAAATGCCATTCTCCGACTTCTtcacaattaa